A stretch of DNA from Micromonospora sp. NBC_01813:
AGAACAGGAAAGAGTCGCCGACTGCCTGGAACACGGCGTACGCCCAGTTCGCGTCGTAGGCGATGAACTCGGTGCTGCCGGCCAGGCAGTAGACCGCGTTGTTACGCGGAATCAGCTGGTCACCGCAGCTCAACTCGCCGTCCCGGTAGTAGGCGACCGCCTGCCCGATGGGCCGAAACGAGGTACCGGTCCCGGCGAACCGCTGTTCCCAGTACCGGTCGGCGAGGGTCTCGGCACCGGCGATGTCCTGCTCGAACTCCTCCACCGTGTCCGTACCTTCCAGCAGTTCCTCGCCGTCGGGACCGGTGGCCGCACCGTCGGGCACGGCCGGCTGGTTCTGCTCCCCTGGCTGCCCCTCGGGCAGCGGGGAGACCGCGCAGGCGGCTGCCGCGACGAGGGCCGCGCACAGCGCCACGAGCCGGGTCCGGCTCCAGACTCGCTCGCCGGGCTGATCCATTCTCCGGTCCTCCTCACGCCACGGTCGGGCAGCGACACGGATGCGCGGCCCGCCTGTGGTCCATGCTCCCCCAGTTGCACAACACGTACCAAGACGGCCGGTGGATCATCCGCGTGGCGGCTGTGCCGGCGCGGCCATCCGGCCGAGTCAGCGGCCGGCACGTAGGCTGACGGGGTGAGGCACGACAAGTATCCCGCCAGCAAGTGTCGCCAACCCTTCCAGCCAGCCGGGGATGCCCTACGGCGGCCGCTCGTCGAGGAGGCGTGGTGACCGAGTTCGACGGCCTGCCGATCCTACGGTCTCCGGTGGCGATCGCGGCGTTCGAAGGTTGGAACGACGCCGCGGACGCGTCGACCGCGGCGGTCGAACATCTGGAGGATGTCTGGCAGGCGCGTGAGGTCGCGGCGCTCGACCCGGAGGACTTCTACGACTTCCAGGTCAGCCGGCCCACCATCGCGATGGCCGGCGGCGAGACCCGCAGCGTCCAGTGGCCGACCACGAAGTTCATGGTGGCCAGCCCGGAGGGCACCGACCGCGATGTCGTGCTGATCCGGGGCATCGAACCCAGCATGCGGTGGCGGACCTTCTGCGAACAGGTGCTGGAGTTGTGCCACAGCCTGGAGGTCAACCGGGTGGTGCTGCTGGGTGCGCTGCT
This window harbors:
- a CDS encoding neutral zinc metallopeptidase produces the protein MDQPGERVWSRTRLVALCAALVAAAACAVSPLPEGQPGEQNQPAVPDGAATGPDGEELLEGTDTVEEFEQDIAGAETLADRYWEQRFAGTGTSFRPIGQAVAYYRDGELSCGDQLIPRNNAVYCLAGSTEFIAYDANWAYAVFQAVGDSFLFYLIGHEYAHGIQVRLELEYAFSIERELAADCLAGAYLGDSVREGTLRLDDGDLDEFQLGLEAVADDPDQPWFEEGSHGTAEQRIAAFFKGYDGSLAGCDLT